The genomic stretch GGTAGAGCACGGTCAGGTCGTCGGCGGACCACTCGCGGGGCACGTCGTCGACCGCCGCGAGCACCCCGATCGGCCGGCCCTGGCCGTTCCACAGCGGCATCCCGGCGTACGCCACGATGCCGACGGTCCGCACGACGGCGGAGTCGCGCAGCACCGGGTCGGCGCCGGTGTCGGGCACGACCAGCGGCTGCCCGCTGCGCACGACCAGCTGGCTCATGGACAGGCTCAGCGGTGAGGAGCGGCGCGTCGTCCAGGGCTCCCGGAGGCCGTGGACGCCGGGGAACACCTGGCCGCCCTTGGAGACCAGCACCATCAGTGCCTGGGGCACCGACAGGCGGCGCGCCACCTCTGCGGCGAGCCGGTCGAACTCGTCGTCCGGTTGCGCGGGCAGGGGGGCCCAGGTGGGCAGTTCGTAGGCGTCGTCGGACGGGCTGGCGTGCTCCGTGGGGACCGCCTCCGTCTCCGTGCCGTCGGTCCGGCCGGTGGTGCACCGGCTGCGGGCTCACCCCTTCGTGGCAGGCCCGATGCTGTCAGACTCGGGAGCGGGACGCCCGCATCCGATGGGGGACGACGTGGACCAGTTGCAGCAGGACCCGGCGTCCCTCGTCGCCGCCGTGCTCCGCGACCGCGCCGTCACCAGCGTCTTCCAGCCCATCGTGGAGCTCGACACCGGGCGGATCGTCGCCTACGAGGCGCTCGCCCGCGGCCCGGTGGGGCCGCTGCACGCTCCCGACGCGCTCTTCGCCGCCGCCCGCGCCGCGGGCCGGATGGTCGAGCTGGACCACGCCTGCCGGACGTCGGCGCTGCGCGGTGCGGTGGGTGCCGGGCTGCTGGCCCCGCTCACGGTCTTCGTGAACGTGGAGCCCGACGCGGTCGACGAGGCGCCGCTCACCACGCTGATCGACCGCGCCGAGCAGGTGCCCGGCGACCTGCGGGTGGTCCTGGAGATCACCGAGCGGGCGCTGGCCGCCCGCCCCGCGGAGCTGCTGCGCACCGTGGCCCGGGTGCGGGAGCTCGGCTGGGCGATCGCGCTGGACGACGTCGGCGCCGACTCGCTGTCGCTGGCGTTCATGCCGCTGCTGCGACCGGACGTGGTCAAGCTGGACCTGCGCCTCGTGCAGGAGCGGCCGGGGCCGGCCATCGCCGAGATCATGAACGCGGTCAACGCCTACGCCGAGTCCACCGGCGCGGTGCTGCTCGCCGAGGGCATCGAGGACGGCCGGCACCTGGCGATGGCCAGCGCCCTGGGTGCCACGCTGGGCCAGGGCTGGCTGTTCGGCCGACCGGGGCCCGCCCCGGTCGCCGGTGCGTCCGTGGCGTCGCTCCGGCTGCCGGAGACCTCGCCCACCGACACCGACGCCGGCGCCATCTCGCCGTTCGCCTGCCTGCCGCCCGGCTTCCCGCTGCGCGAGTCGCCCAAGGCGCTGCTGATCGAGCTGAGCAAGCAGCTGGAGCGGCAGGCCATGCGGCTGGGGGAGACCTGTGTCGTGGCGGCCACCTTCCAGGAGTCCCGGCACCTGACCCCGGCCACCCGGCTGCGCTACCGGGACCTGGTCGAGCGGGTCGGCTTCGCCTGCGCGCTGGGCGCGGACCTGCCGCCGGAGCCGCTGCCCGGCCTGCGTGGCGCCGACCTGGCGCCGGGTGACCCGGTGCTCGGGGAGTGGGACCTGGTCGTGCTCAGCCCGCACTTCAGCGCCGCGCTGCTGGCCCGCGACCTCGGCGACGACGGCCCCGACCTCGACCGCCGGTTCGCCTTCGCGCTCACCTACGACCGGGACACCGTCGTCCGGGCCGCCCGGTCCCTGCTGTCCCGGGTCGCACCCAGCACGGCTCCCGCGCCGGCGCCCCCGGGGCCCGACGCGGCGTCGCCGTCCCCGGTGCCGACGCCGGCCGGCGTCCGCATGCTGGCCGGCAACCCGCGGGAGGCGCTGCTGCAGCGGGCCCTCGCCGCGGTCGACGCCGGGGTGAGCGTGGTCGACCTGCGCCTGCCCGACCAGCCACTGGTCTACGTCAACCCGGCCTTCGCCCGGCTGGCCGGGTACCCGGTCGAGGAGGTGCTGGGGCGCAACTGCCGCTTCCTGCAGAGCCCGGACACCGACCCGGCCTCCGTCGCCCGGGTGCGGTCGGCCATCGCGGCGGGTGAGGAGTGCCGCGAGGTGCTGCTCAACCGGCGGGCCGACGGCAGCACCTGGTGGAACGAGTGCCACCTGATCCCGGTGACCGACCAGACCGGTGCCGTGGTGCAGTACATCGGCATCCAGGCCGACGTCACCGCCCGGGTGGAGGCGGAGCGCGCCCTGGCCACCGAGCGGGACCGCTGCCGGGACCTGGACGCCCGGCTGACCGAGCTGCTGACCTGCGGCGACGGTCAGACGGTGGTCGACTCCCCGGGCACCAGGCGCGCGTAGGGGGTCGGCTGGCCCGGGCCGCGCTCGCCGACCAGCCCCGCCACCAGGCCCAGGCCGGTGTCGTTGAGCAGGCCGTCGTGCACCGCCAGGGCCCGCCGCGCACCGACCGCCCGCAGGTAGTCGATCACCTCGGCGGTCTTCGACCACGGGGCGTGCGCGGGCAGCAGCAACGTCGGCACGGCCGTCTCGGGCACGGTGAACGCGTCGCCGGGGTGGAACACCTCGCCGGCGACGAGGAAGCCGACGTTGCGCACCCGGGGGAGGTCCGGGTGGATGACCGCGTGCCACTCGCCGTGCACCGACACGTCGAAGCCGGCCGCGGTGAAGGTGTCGCCGGCGCCGACGGCGTGCACCCGCGGGCCGGCGCCCTCCAGCCGCTCGGCGACCGACGGGTTCGTCCACACCTCCAGCCCCGGGTCGGCGTCCAGCGCGGCGCGGACCCGGTCGGGCAGGAAGTGGTCGGGGTGCTCGTGGGTGAGCAGCAGGGCGGTCGTGCCCGGGGCGGAGCCGTCGGCCAGTGGGTCGTCGGGGGTGAACGCACCGGGGTCGACGACGAGCCGGCGGTCGCCGTCGGACAGGACGACACAGGCGTGTCCGTGCTTGGTCAGCTGCACCAGGGTCTCCTCTGCACCGGGGCCTCCTCGGGTCGGGTGGTGCACCGTGCCACGCCGCGGGGTCCCCCGGCCAAACGGGTCCGGGGCGCGGGCTCACCCGATCGGGTGGGACGGGGCCGACGGGCTGTCCGAGCCCCGGCGCCGTGCCGACAACTCCGGGGTGACCGTGACAACCGACACCCTCGTCGCCGCCCGCAGCCGTGCGCACGGGACGACGCCGCCGCTGTGGCACGCCGTCGAGGTCCACCGGGCCGTGACCGACCTGGACGGCGCCTGCGAGCTCACCGTCTGTGGCGCCCTGGCCCGGGTGACCGGCGACCTGCCGTGGCCCCCGGCCGCGGCCGGCGAGGTCTGCCCGGCCTGCTCCGCCCAGCTGGGCTGCTGAAGGACCCCGCTGCCCCCCACCGCTCGCACGCTCGCGGCGGGACCCTGCAGCAGGGCCGTTCCACGTGGAACCGGTCAGCGGCCGGTGAAGGTGATCGGCTGCTTGGCGAGGAAGGCCTCCACGGCGGCGCGGTGGTCGGCGGTCTGGCCCAGCTGGGTCTGCAGCCGGGCCTCCAGTGCCAGCGTGGTCGCCAGCGGGTCGGTGGCCGCGGTCGCCAGCACCTCCTTGATCGCCCGGAACGCGAGGGTCGGGCCCGCGGCCAGCCGCGCGGCGAGCGCCTGCGCCCGCGGCAGCACCTGGTCGGGCTCGACCACCTCGTGCACCAGGCCCCACATCGCGGCGGTCTCGGCCGGGAACGGCTCGGGCAGCAGCAGCAGCTGCGCGGCCCGCGAGCCCCCGACGCAGTGCACCAGCCGGGAGGCCAGCGCCGAGTCGCTGCCCAGCCCGATGCCGGCGAACGCCGTGGTGAACTTCGCCCCAGCCGCCGCGATGCGCAGGTCACCGGCGAGCGCCAGCCCCATCCCGGCCCCCGCGCACGCGCCGTTGACCCCCACCACCACGGGCACCCGCAGCGCGGCCAGCGCCAGCACCAGCGGGTTGTACTCGTCGGCGACCACCGACAGCGGCGTGGTCGCCGGTTCGGCCAGCTCCGCGGCGTGCTCGCCGAGGTCCTGCCCGACGCAGAAGGCGCGGCCGGACCCGGTCAGCAGCACCGCCCGGACGGCGTCGTCGGCGGCCAGCTCGCGCACGTGCGCCAGCAGCTCGGCGCGCATCGCGTGGCTCAGTGCCGGGCGCTGCAGGGTGAGGGTGGCGACGCCGTCGGCGTCGGTGCGGGTGACGGTGGGCTCGGACAACGCTGTCGGCTCCTCGGCTGGTGGGTGCAGGGTCGGGCGTCGGGGACTCCGGTCACCCTGCCACGACCGGGCGGTGTGTACGCGCGCTCGGTCCGGCTCTAAGGTGAGGCTGCCCTTCGTCGGAGACGGTGGGGGTCCCGTTCCCGCCCGGAGGTGCAGTCGTGGGTCAGGTCTTCACCGCCAGCTACCTCATCGGCCTGCGTGAGGGCCTGGAGATGGTCCTCATCGTCAGCGTGCTGGTCGCCTACCTGGTCAAGACCGGCCGGCGGCGGCAGCTCCTCCCGGTGTGGGCCGGGGTGGGCGCGGCCGCCGCGCTCTCGGTCGGCTTCGGCTGGGGGCTGAGCTACGTGTCCACCACCGTCCTCGGTGGCCCGGGGCAGGAGCTCTTCGACGCGATCACCTCCACCCTCGCCGTCGTCCTGGTCACCTGGATGGTGTTCTGGATGCGGCGCACCGCCCGGCGGCTGTCCGGTGAGCTGCGTGGCCGGCTCGACGACGCGATCGGGCTGGGCGTCGGCGCCGTCGTCGGGATCGCGTTCCTCTCCGTGGCCCGCGAGGGGCTGGAGACCACGCTGCTGTTCTTCGCCTCGGCCCGCGGCGCCACCTCCTCGGCGCCGCTGCTCGGCCTGGGCGCGGGGCTGCTCACCGCCGTCGTCCTCGGCGTGGGGCTCTACGCCGGCGCCGTCCGGATCAACCTGTCCCGGTTCTTCACGGTCAGCGGCACGCTGCTGGTGCTGGTCGCCGCGGGCATCCTC from Modestobacter roseus encodes the following:
- a CDS encoding EAL domain-containing protein, which gives rise to MDQLQQDPASLVAAVLRDRAVTSVFQPIVELDTGRIVAYEALARGPVGPLHAPDALFAAARAAGRMVELDHACRTSALRGAVGAGLLAPLTVFVNVEPDAVDEAPLTTLIDRAEQVPGDLRVVLEITERALAARPAELLRTVARVRELGWAIALDDVGADSLSLAFMPLLRPDVVKLDLRLVQERPGPAIAEIMNAVNAYAESTGAVLLAEGIEDGRHLAMASALGATLGQGWLFGRPGPAPVAGASVASLRLPETSPTDTDAGAISPFACLPPGFPLRESPKALLIELSKQLERQAMRLGETCVVAATFQESRHLTPATRLRYRDLVERVGFACALGADLPPEPLPGLRGADLAPGDPVLGEWDLVVLSPHFSAALLARDLGDDGPDLDRRFAFALTYDRDTVVRAARSLLSRVAPSTAPAPAPPGPDAASPSPVPTPAGVRMLAGNPREALLQRALAAVDAGVSVVDLRLPDQPLVYVNPAFARLAGYPVEEVLGRNCRFLQSPDTDPASVARVRSAIAAGEECREVLLNRRADGSTWWNECHLIPVTDQTGAVVQYIGIQADVTARVEAERALATERDRCRDLDARLTELLTCGDGQTVVDSPGTRRA
- a CDS encoding enoyl-CoA hydratase/isomerase family protein; translated protein: MSEPTVTRTDADGVATLTLQRPALSHAMRAELLAHVRELAADDAVRAVLLTGSGRAFCVGQDLGEHAAELAEPATTPLSVVADEYNPLVLALAALRVPVVVGVNGACAGAGMGLALAGDLRIAAAGAKFTTAFAGIGLGSDSALASRLVHCVGGSRAAQLLLLPEPFPAETAAMWGLVHEVVEPDQVLPRAQALAARLAAGPTLAFRAIKEVLATAATDPLATTLALEARLQTQLGQTADHRAAVEAFLAKQPITFTGR
- the efeU gene encoding iron uptake transporter permease EfeU, translating into MGQVFTASYLIGLREGLEMVLIVSVLVAYLVKTGRRRQLLPVWAGVGAAAALSVGFGWGLSYVSTTVLGGPGQELFDAITSTLAVVLVTWMVFWMRRTARRLSGELRGRLDDAIGLGVGAVVGIAFLSVAREGLETTLLFFASARGATSSAPLLGLGAGLLTAVVLGVGLYAGAVRINLSRFFTVSGTLLVLVAAGILKYAVHDFQEAGVLPGLTTYAFDASGWLDPTSWYGALAAGLFNITPQPTVLETIAWVAYLVPVLVLFLLPGRSSRTTPAPTPAPTPAPTPTTHAVPEDTTHVDARP
- a CDS encoding MBL fold metallo-hydrolase, with product MQLTKHGHACVVLSDGDRRLVVDPGAFTPDDPLADGSAPGTTALLLTHEHPDHFLPDRVRAALDADPGLEVWTNPSVAERLEGAGPRVHAVGAGDTFTAAGFDVSVHGEWHAVIHPDLPRVRNVGFLVAGEVFHPGDAFTVPETAVPTLLLPAHAPWSKTAEVIDYLRAVGARRALAVHDGLLNDTGLGLVAGLVGERGPGQPTPYARLVPGESTTV